Proteins from one Ipomoea triloba cultivar NCNSP0323 chromosome 1, ASM357664v1 genomic window:
- the LOC116001024 gene encoding sorting nexin 1-like isoform X3 — MISTERSGSGSFQNPRSPHASQMAPYLSISVTDPAKMGNGVQAYISYKVTTKSNLPDFQGQEKIVIRRYSDFVWLHDHLFEKYKGIFIPPLPEKSTVEKFRFSAEFIEMRCRALDVFINRIASHHELQKSEDLRIFLEADEQTMERARSQETSIFKKKPSDLMQIFKDVQSKVSDVVLGKEKPVEESNSEYEKLKHYIFELEDHLAEAQKHAYRLVKRHRELGQSLSDFGKAVKLLGTSEENSLGKAFSELGAKCELQSIKLQKEAHNLLMNFEEPLKDYVRAVQSIKATMAERANAFKHQCELAETIKFKEIDIPSVLFKKQTQANAV, encoded by the exons ATGATCTCCACA GAGAGAAGCGGATCCGGGTCATTTCAAAACCCTAGATCCCCACACGCATCACAAATGGCGCCTTATCTTTCAATATCAGTGACCGACCCAGCTAAAATGGGCAATGGGGTCCAAGCTTATATCTCCTACAAAGTCACCACCAAG TCTAATTTACCTGACTTCCAAGGGCAAGAAAAGATTGTTATTCGACGCTATAGTGATTTTGTTTGGTTGCACGATCACCTTTTTGAGAAGTATAAGGGAATATTTATTCCTCCTCTCCCAGAGAAGAGCACTGTAG AGAAGTTCAGATTTAGTGCAGAATTCATTGAAATGCGATGTCGAGCTCTGGATGTTTTCATTAACCGCATAGCTTCACATCATGAACTTCAAAAAAGTGAGGATTTAAGAATATTTTTGGAGGCAGATGAACag ACAATGGAAAGAGCGAGGTCCCAAGAGACTAGTATTTTCAAGAAAAAGCCATCCGATCTGATGCAAATTTTTAAG GATGTACAATCAAAAGTGAGTGATGTTGTTCTTGGAAAGGAAAAGCCAGTTGAAGAATCAAATTCTGAATATGAGAAGTTGAAGCACTATATATTTGAGCTTGAAGATCATCTAGCTGAAGCTCAAAAGCATGCATATCGTCTTGTAAAGAGACATAGAG AGTTAGGACAGTCTTTGTCAGATTTTGGAAAGGCAGTCAAACTCCTGGGAACTTCCGAAGAAAATTCCCTTGGGAAGGCATTTTCTGAACTTGGTGCAAAATGTGAGCTGCAATCGATTAAGCTGCAGAAAGAG GCACATAACCTTCTAATGAATTTTGAAGAGCCATTGAAGGATTATGTTCGAGCAGTGCAGTCAATTAAG GCCACAATGGCAGAAAGAGCAAATGCTTTCAAACATCAGTGTGAACTGGCTGAAACAATCAAGTTTAAGGAGATAGATAT CCCTTCTGTTCTGTTCAAGAAACAAACTCAGGCTAATGCGGTCTGA
- the LOC116001024 gene encoding sorting nexin 1-like isoform X1 → MISTERSGSGSFQNPRSPHASQMAPYLSISVTDPAKMGNGVQAYISYKVTTKSNLPDFQGQEKIVIRRYSDFVWLHDHLFEKYKGIFIPPLPEKSTVEKFRFSAEFIEMRCRALDVFINRIASHHELQKSEDLRIFLEADEQTMERARSQETSIFKKKPSDLMQIFKDVQSKVSDVVLGKEKPVEESNSEYEKLKHYIFELEDHLAEAQKHAYRLVKRHRELGQSLSDFGKAVKLLGTSEENSLGKAFSELGAKCELQSIKLQKEAHNLLMNFEEPLKDYVRAVQSIKATMAERANAFKHQCELAETIKFKEIDINKLRLMRSDKLAEAEREYEVLKVEGEEAAERFKTIARLMNEEIVQFQEQKTLDIGLALHEFAKGQAHLANSVAEAWRGLLPKLEACS, encoded by the exons ATGATCTCCACA GAGAGAAGCGGATCCGGGTCATTTCAAAACCCTAGATCCCCACACGCATCACAAATGGCGCCTTATCTTTCAATATCAGTGACCGACCCAGCTAAAATGGGCAATGGGGTCCAAGCTTATATCTCCTACAAAGTCACCACCAAG TCTAATTTACCTGACTTCCAAGGGCAAGAAAAGATTGTTATTCGACGCTATAGTGATTTTGTTTGGTTGCACGATCACCTTTTTGAGAAGTATAAGGGAATATTTATTCCTCCTCTCCCAGAGAAGAGCACTGTAG AGAAGTTCAGATTTAGTGCAGAATTCATTGAAATGCGATGTCGAGCTCTGGATGTTTTCATTAACCGCATAGCTTCACATCATGAACTTCAAAAAAGTGAGGATTTAAGAATATTTTTGGAGGCAGATGAACag ACAATGGAAAGAGCGAGGTCCCAAGAGACTAGTATTTTCAAGAAAAAGCCATCCGATCTGATGCAAATTTTTAAG GATGTACAATCAAAAGTGAGTGATGTTGTTCTTGGAAAGGAAAAGCCAGTTGAAGAATCAAATTCTGAATATGAGAAGTTGAAGCACTATATATTTGAGCTTGAAGATCATCTAGCTGAAGCTCAAAAGCATGCATATCGTCTTGTAAAGAGACATAGAG AGTTAGGACAGTCTTTGTCAGATTTTGGAAAGGCAGTCAAACTCCTGGGAACTTCCGAAGAAAATTCCCTTGGGAAGGCATTTTCTGAACTTGGTGCAAAATGTGAGCTGCAATCGATTAAGCTGCAGAAAGAG GCACATAACCTTCTAATGAATTTTGAAGAGCCATTGAAGGATTATGTTCGAGCAGTGCAGTCAATTAAG GCCACAATGGCAGAAAGAGCAAATGCTTTCAAACATCAGTGTGAACTGGCTGAAACAATCAAGTTTAAGGAGATAGATAT AAACAAACTCAGGCTAATGCGGTCTGATAAGTTAGCCGAGGCTGAGCGTGAATATGAAGTG TTGAAGGTTGAGGGGGAAGAAGCAGCTGAAAGATTCAAGACAATAGCCCGTTTGATGAATGAAGAGATTGTCCAGTTCCAAGAGCAAAAAACACTGGATATTGGTCTTGCTTTACACGAATTTGCAAAGGGACAAGCGCATCTAGCAAACAGCGTTGCAGAAGCCTGGCGAGGCCTTCTTCCCAAACTCGAGGCTTGCTCTTAA
- the LOC116001024 gene encoding sorting nexin 1-like isoform X2 — MISTERSGSGSFQNPRSPHASQMAPYLSISVTDPAKMGNGVQAYISYKVTTKSNLPDFQGQEKIVIRRYSDFVWLHDHLFEKYKGIFIPPLPEKSTVEKFRFSAEFIEMRCRALDVFINRIASHHELQKSEDLRIFLEADEQTMERARSQETSIFKKKPSDLMQIFKDVQSKVSDVVLGKEKPVEESNSEYEKLKHYIFELEDHLAEAQKHAYRLVKRHRELGQSLSDFGKAVKLLGTSEENSLGKAFSELGAKCELQSIKLQKEAHNLLMNFEEPLKDYVRAVQSIKATMAERANAFKHQCELAETIKFKEIDMLMRSDKLAEAEREYEVLKVEGEEAAERFKTIARLMNEEIVQFQEQKTLDIGLALHEFAKGQAHLANSVAEAWRGLLPKLEACS; from the exons ATGATCTCCACA GAGAGAAGCGGATCCGGGTCATTTCAAAACCCTAGATCCCCACACGCATCACAAATGGCGCCTTATCTTTCAATATCAGTGACCGACCCAGCTAAAATGGGCAATGGGGTCCAAGCTTATATCTCCTACAAAGTCACCACCAAG TCTAATTTACCTGACTTCCAAGGGCAAGAAAAGATTGTTATTCGACGCTATAGTGATTTTGTTTGGTTGCACGATCACCTTTTTGAGAAGTATAAGGGAATATTTATTCCTCCTCTCCCAGAGAAGAGCACTGTAG AGAAGTTCAGATTTAGTGCAGAATTCATTGAAATGCGATGTCGAGCTCTGGATGTTTTCATTAACCGCATAGCTTCACATCATGAACTTCAAAAAAGTGAGGATTTAAGAATATTTTTGGAGGCAGATGAACag ACAATGGAAAGAGCGAGGTCCCAAGAGACTAGTATTTTCAAGAAAAAGCCATCCGATCTGATGCAAATTTTTAAG GATGTACAATCAAAAGTGAGTGATGTTGTTCTTGGAAAGGAAAAGCCAGTTGAAGAATCAAATTCTGAATATGAGAAGTTGAAGCACTATATATTTGAGCTTGAAGATCATCTAGCTGAAGCTCAAAAGCATGCATATCGTCTTGTAAAGAGACATAGAG AGTTAGGACAGTCTTTGTCAGATTTTGGAAAGGCAGTCAAACTCCTGGGAACTTCCGAAGAAAATTCCCTTGGGAAGGCATTTTCTGAACTTGGTGCAAAATGTGAGCTGCAATCGATTAAGCTGCAGAAAGAG GCACATAACCTTCTAATGAATTTTGAAGAGCCATTGAAGGATTATGTTCGAGCAGTGCAGTCAATTAAG GCCACAATGGCAGAAAGAGCAAATGCTTTCAAACATCAGTGTGAACTGGCTGAAACAATCAAGTTTAAGGAGATAGATAT GCTAATGCGGTCTGATAAGTTAGCCGAGGCTGAGCGTGAATATGAAGTG TTGAAGGTTGAGGGGGAAGAAGCAGCTGAAAGATTCAAGACAATAGCCCGTTTGATGAATGAAGAGATTGTCCAGTTCCAAGAGCAAAAAACACTGGATATTGGTCTTGCTTTACACGAATTTGCAAAGGGACAAGCGCATCTAGCAAACAGCGTTGCAGAAGCCTGGCGAGGCCTTCTTCCCAAACTCGAGGCTTGCTCTTAA